A stretch of DNA from Actinomycetota bacterium:
GCAAGTCCGAGGGCGACGACGATCCACGCGACCAATATTGGGTAGTTCGCACGCGAACCGCCCCCGGCCATATCCCATATAATCACCGTAAGTAGGATCAGGGCACAGCCTGAAGCCGCACTAATGAACACCCCGGCCTTACTCCTGGCGGTATGATCATCTGGGTCAGACCCATAAGGGCGCCACTTTATCCGCATAGTACCCCTGATGCAGCCTGACCCACCAGCGAATAGCCTCGGGCCACCCTATGCAATCCGCCCCGTAGCAGCAGTCTGATACACCTTCCGCTGCTGCGCTGACGGCTGCCGAGGCTAGGCTGGTCGAGTCTGGACCGGTAGGGGCCCCTAGCCCACGCCATCTTTGCACTAATAGACACTACACTAGGTGCAATTGGCAATTGAATGAAACCCAATCAAGAGAAGTTTGAAGCGGGCAGCCGGTTCCGCATCCTCACGAAGCTCGAGGCCCCGATTCTCCGCCCCTACTACCGTCTTCTTCCAGGTATACCGGCGGCCCGTGATCCCCTCAGCCGGTTGTTCAGACACGGGCAGCCAACCATTCGCGATCGCCTGTACGCGATAGAACTCACGAATCGTATCCATCGAATTGGAGTGCCCAATAGCGTACCTATACTTCAGCAACGGTCCGCTCTTTGAGTCGGCCTGACAGGTGTCGATCGCGGATCTGTCCAGAAGCTCTACCTCTCCCGGGGTTCCTAGAGCCCGGAACTCGGCCTCAAGGTCCGCAACACTAATCGCTCCCGGGTTCCGCGGAACCGACAAGGTTTGCGAGCAGGCGAAGAACAGAAGAGTAATCATTACCAAACTGGCTGGTACGCCCTCTCGCTGCATAGCTATCCCTCATCGCTAGTAGTATCGAGCTGACCACAGCCACCCACACTCCTATCCCAAGGACCGACGAGCGGCATAGATGATTTCGCCCTGTACTGCTGTCCATCGCGGCGGAATACCCGCGCGGGCGCTGTAAAACCGAGGCACATCCCTACTTGGTTATTGGTGGCGTCTGCAGATCGATCTAACTCACTACCTCCCCCACCGATCTCATGGTGCCATAGTATGGCCCGCGCCATCTGTCCAAAGCGAACGCTTAGGGCAGCCGCAAGGAGAGCGTGGCGAAGGGCGTTCCGCTCGCCACCTGTGTCCGTGAGAGCTTCCGAGACCGTGATGGCCCAATCACTGATGTCTCGAATATCCTTGCAGGTACGAGTCCATCTGAAGAACCGGCTCCCGCAGGGATCCGGCGCCAGTCCGGAAAGGTCGGTTCCGTTGACCGGATCTCCACACAGATACTCATAAAGCATTGCAGGAGCCGCCCTCCACGGGGTCGACGGACAGGAAGCGGCCCAGGGCCGGGACGTAGGGGCGGGCGCCCGTCTGAACGACGGTCGTGGGCAGGCCGTGGTCGGTGGAGCGCTGGTGGGAGGCCAGCCAGCCGTAGTCGTAGTCCCCGTCGGAGTTGTCGGGCGGGGGGCCGGTGCCGTCGGGGATGTAGGAGTGCTTGGTGGTGCCCACGAGCACGGGCAGGCCCAAGAGCGACCCGGCGTAGGTGGCGGTGGCCGCGACGTGGCCCCCCACGTCGGGGTAGCTCCACACGTCGGTGAGGGCTAGGGGGGGTGTGACCACGAAGCGGCGGGTGAGCACCGCCCCCCCGGCCAGGGCCACGGTGGCCTCGTAGGGGGCACTCTGGCCGTCGAGGACGGCCGAGGGGCTGTCGCCCGGGCCCCGGTGGGCGTAGCGCACGGTGCCCGAGGCGTCGGTGCGGGCCACCACCCGACCGGTGGCGTCGCGGGCATAGGAGACGGTGGCCGGGCGGGCAAACGCCCTCCTGCCTCCTCATGGCTCATCACGATCGCCCTGTTGCGATCTCCGGTGGAAGAACGCTGACAGGCCGAGGGAGACCAGGACCGCCGGGATCGTTATGTACAAGCGGGTCACCTCCGCTATGGGAGCACCGGTAACGACCGCGAAGGTGAGCTGGATAAGGAGTATCCCTGTCGCCGTACCTGCCAGCCAGAGGAAGCCGATGGACTTGGACCGCGGGTCGTCGTCCTGAAGGTGGAGTGCGGACCAGCGGCGCTTCATCCGCATTACACGCCTGTGACAAGTGCTGAACCGACGGCAAAGCCGAAGCCGATCGGGGCGAACATGGTGCTCGTTGTAGCATGAACGACACCCTCGGCGGCTGCGCCTAGAGCGGCCGAGGGTGCGCCGGCGGCAACCGCCTTCTCGGTGGAGCACTGGCCCCCACACACGGCGGCCAAGGCCACACCCGAGGTGACTGCGGTCGCCGCCAGGACCGTGTCCCCGTTGTCGGCCCACCCCAATCGCCGGGGCGCCGCCAGTGCCAGGCGAGCGGCCCGATGACCAAGGGCCTTCGGTGACCACGGCGTCCGATCGGGGCGCCGCGCCCCTCCCGACCCCCGGCGGTCAGCCGCTGAGGAGGGATATGTCGTCGGCGGTGGCTTCGGCGCGGCTGCGGAAGATGGCCACGATGATGGCCAGGCCGACGACGACCTCGGCGGCGGCCACCACCAGCACGAAGAAGACGACGACCTGGCCGCCGATGTCATCGAGCATGCGGGCGTAGGTGACGAAGGTGAGGTTGACGGCGTTGAGCATGAGCTCGACGCACATGAACATGACCAGCACGTTGCGGCGCACGAGCAGGCCGAAGGCGCCGATCGTGAACAACATGGCGGCCAGCGCCAGGTACCAGGGGCCGGGGACGCTCACTGGCCGGCCTCGGCCGCGGCCTCGGTGGGAGCTGGGCCCGCCGGGGTGTCATCGACCTCCTGGACGCTGCGGATCCCGCTCATGGGGGTGCGGCGGGCCAGCACCACCGTGCCCACGACGGCGATGACCAGCAGCACCGACGTGGCCTCGAAGGCCAGCAGGTAGCGGGTGAACAACGCGTTGGCGATCTTTTCGATGTTGGTGCCGGGGTCGCTGGCCACGCCCGTCACCGACGACGCCCCGGTCGCCCACCGGGTGCGGGCCAGGAGCATGACCTGCAGGAGCACCAGCATCGTCACCACGAAGGCCATGGGGCGCTGGGCGATCAGCTTCTCCTTGCCGATCTCCTCCTCGTGGTCGACCCCGAGGAACATGATCACGAACAGGAACAGCACCACGACGGCACCGGCGTAGACGATCACCTGCACGGCCGCCAGGAAGTGGGCCTCCTGGGCCACGAACAGCACGGCCACCGAGAAGAGGGTGAGCACCAGCATCAGCGCCGAGTGCACGGGGTTGCGGGCCAGCACGACCCCGAGGGCGCCGACCAGCGCGGCCACCCCCGAAACGACGAACACGAACCAGTCCATCAGCGCCGCCCGCCCGCACCGACCGGCGGGTTCACGGCTGGCCGTCCTCGGCCGACTGGCCCTTCTCGGCCGACTGGCCCTTCTCGGCCGGCTGGCCCTTCTCGGCCGACTGGCCCTTCTCGGCCTCGCGTACGCCGAAGCCCAGCTCGCCCGACCACCCGACTTTGCCCACGAAGACGGCCGAGCCCGAGGGGGCGGTGGCCCGCACCCAGGCCGAGGTGTGCTGCTCCTCGCCGTCACGCCAGTCCTCCCAGGGCTGGCGCCGGGGCTTGCCGTCGTCGTCGACGACCAGCTCCTCCTTGGTGTAGATGGCGTCCTCGCGGTTGGTGAACGAGAACTCGAACAGCTTCGACTCGGTGATGGCCTCGGTCGGGCACGCCTCCACGCACAGGTCGCAGTGGATGCAGCGCAGGAAGTTGATCTCGTAGACGAACCCGTAGCGCTCGCCCGGCGAGACGGGCTCCTCGGGCGGGTTGTCGGCACCCCGGACGTAGATGCAGCGGGCCGGGCACACCCCGGCGCACAGCTCGCAGCCGATGCACTTCTCCATGCCGTCCTCGTAGCGGTTGAGGACGTGCCGGCCGTGGAAGCGCACCGGCTTGGGCCGCTTGACCTCGGGGTACTCGTAGGTGACGGTCTTGCCGATCTGGCCGAGCGTGATCCTGAACCCGTCGGTGAAGCCCATCAGACGGTCACCTCCTCTTCTCTTCGTGCGGCCGCCGCCGTCATCTCGCCCCGCTTGAGGGCAGCACCCAGCATGGCCCATGACGCGAACCCGATGGCCAGTGCCCCACCGAAGATGGCCCACGTGTTCCAGCCCTCGTCCCGGCCGACCCGCAGGGCTGCGATGAGCATGAACCAGAACAGCGCCAGCGGGATCAGCACCTTCCACCCCAGGTTCATCAACTGGTCGTAGCGGAGACGGGGCAGCGTGGCCCGCAGCCAGATGAAGCAGAACAGGAAGGCCACGAGCTTGACCAGGAACCACACCACGCCGGTGAGCACGTCGGGCAGCAACGGGATGGCGGGACCGGCAGGGCCGCCCAGGAACAGTGTGATGGCGATGGCCGAGATGGTGATCAGGTTCATGTACTCGGCCAGGTAGAAGATGGCGAAGCGCAGCGAGGAGTACTCGGTGTGGAAACCCCCGACGATCTCCTGCTCGGCCTCGACGAGGTCGAACGGGGGCCGGTTGGTCTCGGCCGTGCCCGCGATCATGAAGATCAGGAACGGCACCAGGCCGAGCTGCCAGGCGTTCCAGGCCCACACGGCCTGGGAGTCGACGATGTCGCGCGTTGACAGCGAGCCCGACGTGAGCACGACGGCCACCACCGCCATGCTGAGGGCCGCCTCGTAAGACACCATCTGGGCCGACGCCCGCACCGACGCCAGCAGCGGGTACTTCGAACCCGACGACCAGCCGGCCAGCATGACCCCGTAGACCGCCACCGAGGACATGGCCAGCAGGAAGAGGATGCCGATGGGGGGGTCGGCGAGCTGGAGGTAGGTCTCCCGGCCGGCGATGGTCACCGTCCCCCCGAGGGGGACGATGGCAAACGACGCGAAGGCGGGGATTATCGAGACGTAGGGGGCGAGGCGGAACACCCGGCGCTCGGCCTTGTTGGGGAGCAGGTCCTCCTTGAAGAACAGCTTGGTGCCATCAGCCAGGGCCTGGAGCAACCCGAACGGCCCGGCCCGGTTGGGGCCGATGCGGTTCTGCATGTCGGAGATGATCTTGCGCTCGAACCAGACCATGAACAGCACGCCGACCATGAGGAACCCGAACACCACCAGGAGCTTGCCCAGCACGATCAGCAGGACCGTGAGGTCGACGCCGTTGTCGAACAGCGGGTCGCCGGCACCCAGCGGCCTCACGGCTGGCCTCCGACCGACTGCAGGCGCACCTCGGTCACCGGGAGGGAGACGTCGATGAGGTCGGCCGCGCTCTCGCCCGGCAGGTTGAACTCGAGCGATGCCGAGCCCTTGGGCACCCCGGCGTCGGCGGTCACGGCCAGCACCAGGCTGCCCCGGGGGGAGGTCACCCTCACCGGCTCCCCGGGGCGCACGCCGATCTGGTCGAGGTCGTAGGGGTTGGCCCGCAACACCGGGCCCTCGACCAACTGGGCCAAGGCCGGGGAGTGGCGGACGAGCACCCCGTCGTCATAGAGGCGGCGGCCGGACACGAGGCGCAGCGAGTAGGCGTCGACGCGCGGCGGGGTGCGGGCCGGCGGCGGCGTAGAGAACCTCATGAGGGGAGGTCTGGCGGCGTTGGCGGTGGCCGGGGCGGGCGTCACGTCGGGCTCGGGCACGCCGGTGGGATCGTTCTCAGCCAGCAGCGTCTCGCCTTGGGCGAAGTTGGCCATGACCTCGACGTGCTCGGTGGGCTGGTCCCCGCTCGCATCCCCGCTCGCATCCCCGCTCGCATCCTCGGCTGCCCCGCCGTCGACCGGCACGACCACGCCGTCACGCAGGACCGCGGTCGGCGTGATGGCGGCGTGCGAAGGCGCCAGGCGGGCGATCTCGGCGAAGATCGACTCGAGGGACTCGAAGCCCAAGTCCGCACCCATGTGGCGGGCCAGCTCGGCGGCCACCATCCAGTCGGGGCGGGCCGTCCCAGGGGGCGTGACCTTCTGGCCCAGGCGGGTGACGCGGCCCTCGATATTGGTGGTGGTGCCCGCCCGCTCCCCGAAGGACGACACCGGCAGCACCACATCGGCGTGGCGGTTGGACCCGGTCACGAAGCAGTCGACGGCCACTGTGAACGGCACGCCGGCCAGTGCCCGCCGGGCCAGTGCCCGATCGGGGAAATCGGAGAGGGGGTCGCTGCCCACCAGTACGAGCGCGCCCAGGCGTCCCTGGTCGGCGGCCCCCAAGATGGCGGCCGCGTCCAGGCCCCGCTCGGCCGGCAGCGCACCCCACGCCTCGGTGTACCAGGCCCGGCCTTCGTCGAGGGAGACCCGGCCGGGCAGCACGCCCGGGGCCAGGCCCATGTCAAGGGCCCCGTGCACGTTGCCCCGCCGTAGGGCCGTCAGGAACTTCGCGCCCGGAAGGGCATCGGCCAGCAGGGCCGCCGCCTCGACCAGACCGTCGGCCGCCTCGGCCACCGACGGGCGGCCGAGCACCACGACCACGCCGGGCTCGGCCCGCAGCAGCTCGGCGGCCCGGGCCAGCCGGGCGTCACGGTCGGACTTCTCCAGCAGCGAGCGGGCCACGGTGGCGGCCTCGCCGGGCCGGTAGACGAGCGTCACCGCGGCCAGCGGGCTCAGGCTGGTGGGCGCGGGAGTGAGCTCGACCAGCCGGGTGGTGCCGTCCTGGGCGGCCGCCTTCAGCCGCAGGTAGAGGACGGGCAATTCCTCTTTGAGGTCAGGGGCCAGCAGCAGGACGGCGGGGGCGTGGCACGCCTCGTCGATGGTGGCCCGGGGCAGCCCGAGGACCGCCTCGGCGGGCAGGCCGTCGCCCAGTTGGCAGTCGACGTTGTCGGTGCCCAGCACGGTGCGGGCGAACTTCGACCACGCGTAAGCGTCCTCGTTGGGTAGCCGGGCCCCGCCCAGCACGGCCGACGTGCCCGCCTGGCCCAGCCCGGCGGCTGCCGCGGCCAGGGCCTGCGACCACGACGCCTCCACCAACTCGTCGCCCTGGCGTACCAGGGGGTGGGTGAGGCGCTGGTCGCTGTCGACGGCCTCGTAGAAGAACCGGCCCTTGTCGCACAGCCAGCCGTGGTTGACGGGGTCGCTGTCGATGCCCAGGTGGCGGACGAGGCGGTCGATGGACGACTGCACGGCGATGCGGCAACCGACGGCGCACGCCGTACACGTCGACTCCACGACGTCGAGGTCCCAGGGCCGGGCCTTGAAGCGGTAGGGAGTGGCCGTGAGGGCACCGACCGGGCAGATCTGCACGACGTTGCCGCTGAAGTTCGACTCGAACGGCTGGTCGACGAACGTGTTGACCTCGGTGTGGTCGCCCCGGCCGATGAAGTCGATCAGCGGGTCGCCGGCCACCTCCTCGGCGAAGCGGGTGCAGCGCGAGCATTGGATGCAGCGTTCACGGTCGAGGGCGACCAGCGGGTTGATGAGGATCGGCTTCTCCCAGTGACGCTTCTCCTCGACGAACCGGCTCTCGCCCGGCCCGAAGGCCATCGTCTGGTCCTGCAGGGGGCACTCGCCGCCCCGGTCGCACACCGGGCAGTCGAGGGGATGGTTGATGAGCAGGAACTCGAGCACCCCGTCCTGGGCTTTCTTGACGGCCAGCGAGGTGGTGACGACCTCCTGGCCCTCGGCCACGGGCACGTAGCAGGACGGCTGGAGGGCGAAACCCCGAGGGCCCTTCACCTCGACCAGGCACATGCGGCACATGCCCACCGGCTTCATCCGGGGGTGCCAGCAGAAGCGCGGGATGTAGATACCGGCCCGCTCGGCGGCGGCGATGATCATCTCGCCGTCTTTGGCCGGGACGGGGCGCCCGTCGACGATGATCTCAGGCAAAGGGGCACCCGCCCTCTTTGATGTGGAGCAGGAACTCGTCGCGGAACATGTTCAGGGCAGACGTGATCGACGAGGGGATCGACGGCCCGAGCACGCAGATGGTCGTCTTGGCCGGCGGCCAGCGCAGCCCGGGGGCGATGTTGTCGCACACGTCGATTAGCAGCTCGAGGTCGCTCTCGCGCCCCGCCCCGGTCTCGATGCGGCGCATCACCTTGTCGAGCCAGCCGCCGCCCTCGCGGCACGGGGTGCACTGGCCGCAGGACTCCCGGTGGAAGAAGCGGGTGATCCGCCACGCGGCCCGGACCATGCAGGTGGTCTCGTCCATGACCACCACCGACCCCGAGCCCAGCATCGAGCCCGCCTTACCCACGGCATCCTGGTCGAGGGGCATGTCGAGCTGGTCGGGCCCGAACCACGGGGCCGACACCCCACCGGGCACGAACGCCTTGAGCTGGGCCCCGTTGCGCACGCCGCCGCCCAGCGCCGGGTCGTAGATCAGGTCACGGAAGGTGACCTTGGACATCTCCACTTCGTAGTTGGCCGGGCGGTTGACGTGGCCCGACAGTGAGAAGATCCGGGTGCCGGCCGAGCGCCCCACCCCCAGGGCGGCGAACTCGGCCCCGCCGTTGAGCACGATCCACGGCAGGTTGGACATGGTCTCGACGTTGTTGACGATCGTGGGCTGGGCGTAGAGGCCCTTGACGGCCGGGAACCACGGAGGCTTCTCCCGGGGGTACCCCCGCTTGCCCTCGAGGCTCTCGAGCAGGGCCGTCTCCTCGCCGCAGATGTAGGCGCCCGCCCCCGGGTGCACGACCAGGTCGAGGGAGAAGCCCGAGCCGAAGATGTCGTTGCCGATGGCCCCGTGGCGGTAGGCCTCGTCGACGGCCGCCGTCAGCCGCTCGATCCCCAGGGCGAACTCGCCCCGCACGAAGATGAAGGCCTGGGCCGCCCCGATGGCGTAGGCGCAGATCAGGGTGCCCTCGATGATCTGGTGGGGGTCGCCCTCGATCAGCATGTGGTCTTTGAACGTGCACGGTTCGCTCTCGTCCCCGTTGACCACGAGGTACGCGGGCCGGGCCTTGGCCAGCATCGACCACTTCTTGCCCGCCTCGAAGCCCGCCCCGCCCCGGCCGAGCAGGCTGGAGGCCAGCACCTCGGCGGTGATGTCCTCGGGCTTCATGGTCAGGGCCTTGCGCAGCCCCTGGTAACCGCCCCGGGCTAGGTAGGCGGGGAGCGACCACGACTCGGGGCCCCCCAGCCGGGCGGTGACGATCGCAGGTGCGTCGGTGAGGGGCATCTCGGCCTCTTAGGAGGGTGCCGTCTCGGCGGTGGACCGGGCCGGCGAGGTGGCCGCCGGGGCCTGGCGGCGGACGCGGCACAGGGTGCCGTGGGGCGGCACCTCCTCGTCGAGGCGTCCTTCGGCCAGGTCGTCGACCAGCCGGTCGAAGTCGTCGTGGGTCAGCGGCCCGAAGAAGCGCCAGTTGACGGCCAGGCAGGGGGCGCCGCCGCAGTAGGCGATGCACTCCACGTCCTCGAGGGTGAACAGGCCGTCTTCGGTGGTGCCCCCGGGGGCCACGCCCAG
This window harbors:
- the nuoG gene encoding NADH-quinone oxidoreductase subunit NuoG is translated as MPEIIVDGRPVPAKDGEMIIAAAERAGIYIPRFCWHPRMKPVGMCRMCLVEVKGPRGFALQPSCYVPVAEGQEVVTTSLAVKKAQDGVLEFLLINHPLDCPVCDRGGECPLQDQTMAFGPGESRFVEEKRHWEKPILINPLVALDRERCIQCSRCTRFAEEVAGDPLIDFIGRGDHTEVNTFVDQPFESNFSGNVVQICPVGALTATPYRFKARPWDLDVVESTCTACAVGCRIAVQSSIDRLVRHLGIDSDPVNHGWLCDKGRFFYEAVDSDQRLTHPLVRQGDELVEASWSQALAAAAAGLGQAGTSAVLGGARLPNEDAYAWSKFARTVLGTDNVDCQLGDGLPAEAVLGLPRATIDEACHAPAVLLLAPDLKEELPVLYLRLKAAAQDGTTRLVELTPAPTSLSPLAAVTLVYRPGEAATVARSLLEKSDRDARLARAAELLRAEPGVVVVLGRPSVAEAADGLVEAAALLADALPGAKFLTALRRGNVHGALDMGLAPGVLPGRVSLDEGRAWYTEAWGALPAERGLDAAAILGAADQGRLGALVLVGSDPLSDFPDRALARRALAGVPFTVAVDCFVTGSNRHADVVLPVSSFGERAGTTTNIEGRVTRLGQKVTPPGTARPDWMVAAELARHMGADLGFESLESIFAEIARLAPSHAAITPTAVLRDGVVVPVDGGAAEDASGDASGDASGDQPTEHVEVMANFAQGETLLAENDPTGVPEPDVTPAPATANAARPPLMRFSTPPPARTPPRVDAYSLRLVSGRRLYDDGVLVRHSPALAQLVEGPVLRANPYDLDQIGVRPGEPVRVTSPRGSLVLAVTADAGVPKGSASLEFNLPGESAADLIDVSLPVTEVRLQSVGGQP
- the nuoI gene encoding NADH-quinone oxidoreductase subunit NuoI, which translates into the protein MGFTDGFRITLGQIGKTVTYEYPEVKRPKPVRFHGRHVLNRYEDGMEKCIGCELCAGVCPARCIYVRGADNPPEEPVSPGERYGFVYEINFLRCIHCDLCVEACPTEAITESKLFEFSFTNREDAIYTKEELVVDDDGKPRRQPWEDWRDGEEQHTSAWVRATAPSGSAVFVGKVGWSGELGFGVREAEKGQSAEKGQPAEKGQSAEKGQSAEDGQP
- a CDS encoding NADH-quinone oxidoreductase subunit J, coding for MDWFVFVVSGVAALVGALGVVLARNPVHSALMLVLTLFSVAVLFVAQEAHFLAAVQVIVYAGAVVVLFLFVIMFLGVDHEEEIGKEKLIAQRPMAFVVTMLVLLQVMLLARTRWATGASSVTGVASDPGTNIEKIANALFTRYLLAFEATSVLLVIAVVGTVVLARRTPMSGIRSVQEVDDTPAGPAPTEAAAEAGQ
- the nuoF gene encoding NADH-quinone oxidoreductase subunit NuoF, producing MPLTDAPAIVTARLGGPESWSLPAYLARGGYQGLRKALTMKPEDITAEVLASSLLGRGGAGFEAGKKWSMLAKARPAYLVVNGDESEPCTFKDHMLIEGDPHQIIEGTLICAYAIGAAQAFIFVRGEFALGIERLTAAVDEAYRHGAIGNDIFGSGFSLDLVVHPGAGAYICGEETALLESLEGKRGYPREKPPWFPAVKGLYAQPTIVNNVETMSNLPWIVLNGGAEFAALGVGRSAGTRIFSLSGHVNRPANYEVEMSKVTFRDLIYDPALGGGVRNGAQLKAFVPGGVSAPWFGPDQLDMPLDQDAVGKAGSMLGSGSVVVMDETTCMVRAAWRITRFFHRESCGQCTPCREGGGWLDKVMRRIETGAGRESDLELLIDVCDNIAPGLRWPPAKTTICVLGPSIPSSITSALNMFRDEFLLHIKEGGCPFA
- the nuoK gene encoding NADH-quinone oxidoreductase subunit NuoK; protein product: MSVPGPWYLALAAMLFTIGAFGLLVRRNVLVMFMCVELMLNAVNLTFVTYARMLDDIGGQVVVFFVLVVAAAEVVVGLAIIVAIFRSRAEATADDISLLSG
- the nuoH gene encoding NADH-quinone oxidoreductase subunit NuoH, encoding MRPLGAGDPLFDNGVDLTVLLIVLGKLLVVFGFLMVGVLFMVWFERKIISDMQNRIGPNRAGPFGLLQALADGTKLFFKEDLLPNKAERRVFRLAPYVSIIPAFASFAIVPLGGTVTIAGRETYLQLADPPIGILFLLAMSSVAVYGVMLAGWSSGSKYPLLASVRASAQMVSYEAALSMAVVAVVLTSGSLSTRDIVDSQAVWAWNAWQLGLVPFLIFMIAGTAETNRPPFDLVEAEQEIVGGFHTEYSSLRFAIFYLAEYMNLITISAIAITLFLGGPAGPAIPLLPDVLTGVVWFLVKLVAFLFCFIWLRATLPRLRYDQLMNLGWKVLIPLALFWFMLIAALRVGRDEGWNTWAIFGGALAIGFASWAMLGAALKRGEMTAAAARREEEVTV